In Thermofilaceae archaeon, a genomic segment contains:
- a CDS encoding MFS transporter encodes MAGRFESKLLVVLMVGWGVGALYAGLVSGTLPLIRSELGLNPEEAGRVLSAWLLGMLLGAFLLGYVADRYGRRFSILASSALMGVFTPLSAAARSWLDLALFRVLAGAGNAGYMVTASVLMSEYAPTRVRGRSVAILESAWAFGWLAALLLSRLLAPAHGWRSVFAASSFGLALLPALYLLVPESLRYLLSKGRERDAELLARRLGVAAPAVEPVKRASVGDLLRKPYARRTVMLWVHWFMIVLTYWGIFLWLTDVLYARGLPFVRSLDYSIAITLAQIPGYLSTAYLIEVVGRKWVLVGYMLGAGAASLGMWAASSEAEVLLWGILVSFFNLGAWGVTYAYTPELYPTRLRGTGSGWANAFGRIGGIVGPYLAGALMLAYRDPLAPFIMFAVGHLVSAATVALLGVETRGKSLEELAG; translated from the coding sequence GTGGCTGGGCGATTCGAGAGCAAGCTGCTGGTCGTCCTGATGGTGGGTTGGGGGGTTGGAGCGCTCTACGCAGGCCTCGTTAGCGGAACCCTCCCTCTGATAAGGTCCGAGCTGGGCCTCAACCCGGAGGAAGCCGGTCGAGTGCTCAGCGCCTGGCTACTCGGGATGCTGCTGGGAGCCTTCCTGCTCGGCTACGTTGCTGACCGCTACGGCCGGCGCTTCTCCATACTGGCGTCGAGCGCCCTAATGGGAGTCTTCACGCCGCTAAGCGCTGCAGCGAGGAGCTGGCTCGACCTCGCGCTGTTTAGGGTTCTAGCGGGCGCGGGGAACGCGGGCTACATGGTGACGGCCAGCGTCCTGATGAGCGAGTACGCCCCGACCCGCGTGAGGGGGAGGAGCGTTGCAATCCTCGAGAGCGCCTGGGCCTTCGGCTGGCTGGCGGCGCTCCTGCTCTCCCGCCTCCTCGCCCCGGCGCACGGCTGGAGGAGCGTCTTCGCCGCCTCAAGCTTCGGCCTGGCCCTGCTACCGGCCCTCTACCTACTGGTTCCAGAGTCCCTCCGCTACCTCCTTTCAAAGGGGAGGGAGCGGGATGCGGAGCTGCTGGCCAGGAGGCTGGGCGTTGCAGCACCAGCGGTGGAACCGGTGAAGCGCGCAAGCGTTGGCGACCTTCTGAGGAAGCCCTACGCGAGGAGGACGGTGATGCTGTGGGTCCACTGGTTCATGATCGTCCTGACCTACTGGGGCATCTTCCTCTGGCTGACGGACGTGCTCTACGCAAGAGGTTTACCCTTCGTCAGGAGCCTCGACTACTCGATTGCAATCACGCTCGCGCAGATCCCTGGCTATCTGTCGACGGCGTACCTCATCGAGGTGGTGGGGAGGAAGTGGGTGCTTGTAGGCTACATGCTGGGGGCTGGAGCAGCCAGCTTGGGCATGTGGGCGGCTAGCAGCGAGGCTGAGGTGCTGCTCTGGGGGATCCTCGTATCCTTCTTCAACCTGGGTGCCTGGGGGGTGACCTATGCCTACACCCCCGAGCTCTACCCCACGAGGCTGCGCGGCACGGGCAGCGGCTGGGCTAACGCCTTCGGCAGGATCGGCGGGATCGTCGGCCCCTACCTGGCTGGAGCCCTTATGCTGGCCTACCGCGACCCCCTCGCCCCATTCATCATGTTCGCGGTTGGCCACCTCGTTTCAGCAGCCACCGTGGCACTCCTAGGTGTTGAAACGAGGGGGAAGTCTCTCGAGGAGTTAGCCGGGTAA
- a CDS encoding isoaspartyl peptidase/L-asparaginase, whose product MQPVIVVHGGAGRVRDDVEARLRVLREAAARGFEVLRSGGSALDAVVEAVVAMEDSGLLNAGLGSALTFDGVAELDAGIMTGEGLIGAVAAVRRVKNPVLLARKVAELTDHVLLVGEGAERLAELLGLTVPEEQLVTQAKLKRLEELKARWARGEDFNWLVKLRKLVEQHPGYFGTVGAAALDGGGGVAAATSTGGYWLKLRGRVGDTPIPGAGFYALKGAGACSATGIGEAIIRFMLCRRVCDYMATGVDAQAASDRAIAEMSSSLGRGLAGVIAVDAAGRVGFAFNTEAMLVGYAREGRVEARLLRSL is encoded by the coding sequence GTGCAGCCCGTTATAGTCGTGCACGGTGGCGCGGGTAGAGTGCGCGATGACGTGGAAGCGCGGCTTCGGGTTCTTCGCGAGGCTGCCGCTAGGGGTTTCGAGGTTCTGAGGAGTGGGGGCTCGGCTCTCGACGCTGTTGTTGAGGCCGTTGTTGCGATGGAGGACTCCGGTCTCCTAAACGCGGGTCTCGGCAGCGCACTCACCTTCGATGGGGTGGCGGAGCTGGATGCCGGCATCATGACGGGTGAAGGGCTCATAGGTGCTGTGGCAGCTGTCAGGCGCGTAAAGAACCCGGTTCTCCTGGCGCGGAAGGTGGCTGAGCTCACCGACCACGTTCTCCTCGTCGGCGAGGGGGCGGAGAGGCTTGCCGAACTGCTGGGGTTGACGGTGCCCGAGGAGCAGCTGGTTACGCAGGCCAAGCTGAAGAGGCTCGAGGAGCTGAAGGCGAGGTGGGCGAGGGGCGAGGACTTCAACTGGCTTGTGAAGCTGAGGAAGCTGGTTGAGCAGCACCCCGGCTACTTCGGTACGGTGGGCGCGGCCGCCCTCGATGGTGGAGGGGGTGTTGCAGCCGCGACTTCAACGGGCGGCTACTGGCTGAAGCTGAGGGGTAGGGTGGGGGACACCCCGATACCCGGGGCTGGCTTCTACGCTTTGAAGGGTGCTGGGGCTTGCTCGGCGACAGGCATCGGTGAGGCGATCATCCGCTTCATGCTGTGCAGGAGAGTTTGTGACTACATGGCGACCGGTGTCGACGCTCAAGCAGCCTCGGACAGAGCCATCGCCGAGATGAGCAGTAGCCTGGGCAGAGGGCTGGCGGGCGTCATCGCGGTTGATGCTGCGGGCCGCGTCGGTTTCGCCTTCAACACGGAGGCGATGCTAGTGGGCTACGCCCGCGAGGGTAGGGTCGAAGCGAGGCTCCTCCGAAGTCTGTAG